A genomic stretch from Croceibacterium aestuarii includes:
- a CDS encoding S8 family peptidase, with protein sequence MPSPTPLPVAPQYNTVEFRRSDGPLQHNAAYAWNLGWNGQGVTIAIVDTGIDVDSPEFAGRISSKSRDIFDGNSGRGLNASDDHGTNVAMVAAAARDNTGVLGMAWDAGILAIRADSVGTCKSDNPDSADDCGFDDIAIADSVDYATDNGARVINLSLGGGAPNSSLKDAISRAVAAGVVIVVAAGNDGSTQLDPFAAGLDLAGNGGVIVAGSVDENGVISDFSDRAGSQPTHYLAARGETICCTYRDGTLYVDPDGYIYLFSGTSFSAPQISGAVALLAQAFPSLTGKEIVDILLRSAFDAGVTGTDDIYGRGILDIARAFQPIGTTSLAGGTTPIALGDTTGATSPAMGDAAAAASLQSVVLDEYRRAFGVDLAGTLSAARPREPLYGAVGVQRHSVSGGNEQMSVAFSIDARGEVGEAPRIRQLRLVSDDADTARVLAGRVALKISPKTQVGFAFSQGRDGLVAHLQGQERPAFLIAGDAAGDSGLYQSVDTALALRQQIGRWGLTVSADRGDALSASYVRLASEQRGQRYRGKVHDFGVSLDRRFGALDTAFGLTWMREDETLLGAKFHDAFGLSGAETLFFDAAAGWSFGENWRLGGALRQGWTRARVSGAIAGGSKLVSRAWSLDLTRAGVFASRDRLGLRFSQPMRVESGGLNLTLPVDYSYATLSPTYGIRSLSLSPQGRELTGELAWSGPFLRGHGSASLFYRRQPGHYVSLPDDKGVALSWSTDF encoded by the coding sequence ATGGAACCTCGGTTGGAACGGGCAGGGCGTCACTATCGCCATTGTCGACACCGGAATCGACGTCGACAGTCCGGAGTTCGCCGGACGCATCTCCAGCAAGTCGCGCGATATCTTCGATGGCAATAGCGGCCGCGGCTTGAACGCGAGCGACGACCACGGCACCAACGTTGCCATGGTCGCCGCAGCCGCGCGCGACAACACCGGTGTTCTGGGCATGGCCTGGGATGCCGGGATCCTGGCTATCCGCGCCGACAGCGTGGGAACCTGCAAATCCGACAATCCCGACAGCGCGGACGACTGTGGCTTCGACGATATAGCGATCGCCGACTCCGTGGACTACGCGACCGACAATGGCGCAAGGGTGATAAACCTTTCGCTTGGCGGCGGTGCGCCGAACAGTTCCCTCAAGGACGCAATTTCGCGGGCCGTCGCCGCCGGGGTCGTTATCGTGGTCGCCGCCGGCAACGACGGCTCGACCCAGCTCGATCCATTCGCAGCGGGGCTCGACCTGGCGGGCAACGGTGGAGTGATCGTTGCCGGTTCGGTCGACGAAAACGGAGTGATTTCGGACTTCAGCGACCGCGCCGGTTCGCAGCCTACCCATTACCTCGCCGCACGCGGCGAAACCATTTGCTGTACCTACCGGGACGGAACGCTCTACGTCGATCCCGACGGGTACATCTACCTGTTCTCCGGCACCAGCTTTTCCGCTCCGCAGATCTCCGGTGCCGTGGCCTTGCTCGCCCAGGCCTTCCCCTCGCTGACGGGCAAGGAGATCGTCGATATTCTTCTGCGCTCGGCCTTCGATGCCGGCGTGACTGGTACCGACGACATCTACGGCCGCGGCATTCTCGACATTGCCCGCGCATTCCAGCCGATCGGCACCACCAGCCTTGCCGGCGGAACCACGCCGATCGCGCTGGGCGACACCACCGGCGCCACTTCGCCGGCCATGGGCGACGCAGCTGCGGCGGCCTCGTTGCAGTCGGTCGTACTTGACGAATACCGCCGCGCCTTCGGGGTCGACCTCGCCGGAACGCTGTCCGCGGCGCGTCCGCGCGAACCGCTCTACGGTGCGGTTGGCGTGCAGCGGCACAGCGTTTCGGGCGGCAACGAGCAAATGAGCGTCGCCTTCAGCATCGACGCCCGGGGCGAGGTCGGCGAAGCGCCGCGCATCCGCCAGCTGCGCCTCGTCAGCGACGATGCCGATACGGCCCGCGTCCTCGCCGGCCGCGTGGCGCTCAAGATTTCGCCGAAGACCCAGGTCGGTTTCGCCTTCTCTCAGGGGCGTGACGGGCTCGTCGCCCACCTGCAGGGCCAGGAGCGGCCCGCATTCCTCATCGCCGGCGATGCTGCGGGCGATTCGGGGCTCTACCAATCGGTCGACACCGCACTGGCGCTGCGCCAACAGATCGGCAGGTGGGGCCTGACCGTCAGCGCCGACCGCGGCGATGCGTTGTCGGCCAGCTATGTCCGTCTTGCCTCCGAACAACGCGGCCAGCGTTACCGCGGCAAGGTGCACGATTTCGGCGTTTCGCTCGACCGCCGTTTCGGGGCTCTGGACACGGCGTTCGGGCTGACATGGATGCGCGAGGACGAAACCCTGCTCGGGGCGAAGTTCCACGACGCCTTCGGGCTGAGCGGGGCCGAAACGCTGTTCTTCGATGCCGCCGCCGGATGGTCCTTCGGCGAGAACTGGCGTCTCGGCGGGGCGCTGCGCCAAGGCTGGACGCGCGCGCGCGTCTCGGGCGCGATAGCCGGCGGTTCCAAGCTGGTCAGCCGCGCCTGGTCGCTCGACTTGACCCGGGCCGGCGTGTTCGCCTCCCGTGACAGGCTCGGCTTACGCTTTTCGCAGCCCATGCGTGTCGAGAGCGGCGGACTCAATCTCACTCTGCCGGTCGACTACAGCTACGCGACCCTGAGCCCGACTTATGGCATCCGCTCGCTCTCGCTCAGTCCGCAAGGGCGCGAACTGACGGGCGAACTGGCCTGGTCGGGTCCGTTCCTGCGCGGGCACGGCTCGGCGAGCTTGTTCTATCGCCGGCAGCCGGGTCACTACGTCAGCCTGCCCGACGACAAAGGGGTTGCGCTGAGCTGGTCGACCGATTTCTGA
- the gmk gene encoding guanylate kinase translates to MAGTPLLKRRGLMFVLSSPSGAGKTTISHMLLASDPDIRLSVSATTRPMRPGETDGVDYHFLSDAEFDQAIEDDGFYEWAHVFGHRYGTPKGHIRSALKDGQDFLFDIDWQGTQQLYQKDKQDVVSVFILPPSLDELQRRLSGRGTDSAEVIESRMARARDEISHWAEYEYVVINDDRDTCFTKVREILNAERMERTRQTGLIDFVRDLTR, encoded by the coding sequence ATGGCCGGTACCCCTTTGCTCAAACGCCGCGGACTGATGTTCGTGCTCTCCTCCCCCTCCGGGGCGGGCAAAACGACGATCTCGCACATGCTACTGGCGTCCGATCCCGATATAAGACTGTCGGTTTCGGCCACCACCCGGCCCATGCGCCCGGGGGAAACCGACGGGGTCGACTATCACTTCCTCTCCGATGCCGAATTCGACCAGGCGATCGAGGACGACGGGTTCTACGAATGGGCTCACGTCTTCGGCCACCGCTACGGGACCCCCAAGGGACACATCCGCAGCGCGCTGAAGGATGGGCAGGACTTCCTCTTCGACATCGACTGGCAAGGCACCCAGCAGCTCTACCAGAAGGACAAGCAGGACGTGGTGAGCGTCTTCATCCTTCCGCCCAGCCTCGACGAGTTGCAGCGCCGCCTCTCCGGCCGCGGAACCGACAGCGCCGAAGTGATCGAGAGCCGCATGGCCCGGGCGCGCGACGAAATCAGCCATTGGGCAGAGTACGAATACGTCGTCATCAACGACGATCGCGACACCTGCTTCACCAAGGTGCGCGAGATCCTGAACGCCGAGCGCATGGAGCGCACCCGTCAGACCGGGCTGATCGACTTCGTTCGCGACCTGACGCGCTGA
- a CDS encoding SspB family protein, with product MANETPDSLIPYDEIVQEALRAVVGRVLGEVQASGSELPGNHHFYITFKTGAPGVSIPPSLKERFPDEMTIVLQNKFWDLNVDDHGFTVGLSFNQVPAKLDIPFSAITAFVDPAVDFGLQFQAVSADVAPPAHEEAENDAPGGAERGEPRDVTTSDDGSNVVTVDFGRKK from the coding sequence ATGGCCAACGAAACGCCCGACAGCCTAATACCTTACGACGAGATCGTGCAGGAAGCGCTGCGCGCCGTGGTCGGCCGGGTGCTCGGCGAAGTCCAGGCGTCGGGCAGCGAGTTGCCCGGCAACCACCACTTTTACATCACGTTCAAAACCGGGGCGCCAGGCGTTTCGATCCCGCCGAGCCTGAAGGAACGGTTTCCGGACGAGATGACCATCGTCCTGCAGAACAAGTTCTGGGACCTCAACGTCGACGATCACGGCTTTACCGTCGGCCTGTCGTTCAACCAGGTCCCGGCAAAGCTCGACATCCCGTTTTCCGCGATCACCGCCTTTGTCGATCCGGCGGTCGATTTCGGGCTGCAGTTTCAGGCGGTCTCTGCCGATGTCGCTCCGCCTGCACACGAAGAAGCCGAGAATGACGCGCCGGGCGGCGCGGAACGGGGCGAGCCGCGCGACGTTACTACTTCGGACGACGGTTCGAACGTCGTCACGGTCGATTTCGGCCGCAAGAAATAA
- the hisB gene encoding imidazoleglycerol-phosphate dehydratase HisB, which yields MRTGRISRDTTETRILVEVNLDGTGSYRVSTGIGFLDHMVEQFSRHSLIDVTMKVEGDLHVDQHHTTEDSAIALGQALSEALGDKGGIGRYGSAYSPMDETLARVALDISGRPYLVWKAHFTQEKLGEWDTELIEHWFHSVAQAAGITLHVQLLYGTNNHHVCESIYKGFARAMRQAVELDPRKGGAVPSTKGQLGG from the coding sequence ATGCGCACCGGTCGGATCAGCAGGGATACCACGGAGACGCGGATCCTAGTCGAGGTCAATCTCGACGGGACCGGTTCCTACCGGGTTTCGACCGGAATCGGCTTCCTCGACCACATGGTCGAGCAATTTTCGCGCCACTCGCTGATCGACGTGACGATGAAGGTCGAAGGCGACCTTCATGTCGACCAGCATCACACCACTGAGGACAGCGCGATCGCGCTCGGCCAGGCCCTTTCGGAGGCGCTGGGCGACAAGGGCGGCATCGGCCGTTACGGCAGCGCCTATTCGCCGATGGACGAAACGCTGGCCCGTGTCGCGCTCGACATCTCGGGTCGCCCGTACCTGGTGTGGAAGGCCCATTTCACTCAGGAAAAGCTTGGCGAATGGGACACCGAGCTCATCGAGCACTGGTTCCACTCGGTGGCGCAGGCGGCGGGTATCACGCTGCATGTCCAGCTGCTCTACGGCACCAACAACCACCACGTGTGCGAGAGCATCTACAAGGGATTCGCCCGCGCCATGCGGCAGGCGGTCGAACTCGACCCGAGGAAGGGCGGTGCGGTTCCTTCGACCAAGGGCCAGCTCGGAGGCTGA
- a CDS encoding YciI family protein: MFLFSLTYTAPLAKVDALLAEHRAWLQAQHGAGKFLAWGRKVPREGGVIFALAADRAEAEALAASDPFVTGGVAQTEVIEFDPAFVAPGLEALKG, translated from the coding sequence GTGTTCCTCTTCTCGCTCACGTACACCGCGCCGCTGGCGAAGGTCGATGCGCTCCTTGCCGAGCATCGGGCCTGGCTCCAGGCGCAGCATGGGGCCGGCAAGTTTCTCGCCTGGGGGCGCAAGGTCCCGCGCGAAGGCGGAGTGATCTTCGCGCTCGCCGCCGATCGCGCCGAAGCCGAAGCGCTCGCCGCCAGCGATCCCTTCGTCACCGGTGGAGTCGCGCAGACCGAGGTCATCGAGTTCGATCCCGCCTTCGTCGCGCCGGGGCTGGAAGCGCTGAAGGGCTGA
- the hisH gene encoding imidazole glycerol phosphate synthase subunit HisH gives MAEAIALIDYGAGNLHSVHNALKAAGAEHVALTADPDLVRGAQRIVLPGVGSFKACAKGLKSIPGLVEAMEERVLQDGVPFLGICVGMQLIADRGLEHGTTLGLGWISGQVEPIERTDPAIKVPHMGWNDVVPMPHHGGAGLIEEGEAYFLHSYHFAVENGRDIAAMTDHGGGLVAAVARDNMLGVQFHPEKSQAYGLSLLERFLEWRP, from the coding sequence ATGGCCGAGGCAATCGCCTTGATCGACTACGGCGCGGGCAATCTCCACTCGGTCCACAACGCGCTGAAGGCTGCCGGGGCGGAGCACGTCGCCCTCACCGCCGACCCCGATCTCGTGCGCGGCGCGCAGCGCATCGTCTTGCCCGGGGTTGGCAGCTTCAAGGCCTGCGCCAAGGGTCTGAAGTCCATTCCCGGTCTGGTCGAGGCGATGGAAGAGCGCGTGCTGCAGGACGGCGTGCCGTTCCTCGGCATCTGCGTGGGCATGCAACTCATAGCGGATCGCGGGCTTGAGCACGGCACTACGCTGGGTCTCGGCTGGATTTCAGGTCAGGTCGAACCGATCGAGCGGACGGACCCGGCAATCAAGGTGCCGCACATGGGCTGGAACGACGTCGTGCCGATGCCGCATCATGGCGGGGCGGGGCTGATCGAGGAAGGCGAGGCCTATTTCCTCCATTCGTATCACTTCGCGGTCGAGAACGGCCGCGATATCGCGGCGATGACCGACCACGGCGGTGGCCTCGTAGCGGCGGTGGCGCGCGACAACATGCTCGGCGTGCAGTTCCACCCGGAAAAGAGCCAGGCCTACGGATTGTCGCTGCTCGAACGCTTCCTGGAGTGGCGGCCGTGA
- the hisA gene encoding 1-(5-phosphoribosyl)-5-[(5-phosphoribosylamino)methylideneamino]imidazole-4-carboxamide isomerase: protein MIVFPAIDLKGGQVVRLAEGDMDRATIYGDDPAAQAMIFAEAGAEHLHVVDLDGSFAGKVENREAVEAIVEAFPGYVQLGGGIRNREAVEGWFDLGVARVVMGSAALKDPEFVKDMAREFEGGIVVAVDAKGGMVATEGWADVSDVPVVDLARRFEDAGVASLLFTDIGRDGLLKGVNIEATVDLARRVEIPVIASGGVKGLDDIHILALHANEGIEGVITGRALYEGRLDLAAAIAMAGRA from the coding sequence GTGATCGTCTTCCCCGCCATCGACCTCAAGGGCGGCCAGGTCGTGCGGCTGGCCGAAGGCGACATGGATCGCGCGACGATTTACGGCGACGACCCGGCGGCGCAGGCGATGATCTTTGCCGAGGCCGGGGCTGAGCACCTGCACGTGGTCGATCTCGACGGCTCGTTCGCCGGCAAGGTGGAGAACCGCGAGGCAGTCGAGGCGATAGTCGAGGCTTTCCCCGGTTACGTCCAACTGGGCGGGGGCATCCGCAACCGCGAGGCGGTCGAGGGCTGGTTCGACCTTGGCGTCGCGCGGGTGGTCATGGGCTCCGCCGCGCTCAAGGATCCCGAATTCGTCAAGGACATGGCGCGCGAGTTCGAAGGCGGCATCGTCGTCGCCGTAGACGCGAAGGGCGGCATGGTCGCGACCGAGGGCTGGGCCGACGTGTCCGACGTGCCCGTGGTCGACCTCGCCCGTCGGTTCGAGGATGCCGGCGTCGCCAGCCTGCTGTTCACCGACATCGGTCGTGACGGACTGCTCAAGGGCGTGAACATCGAAGCGACGGTCGACCTCGCGCGACGGGTCGAAATCCCGGTCATTGCCAGCGGAGGAGTCAAGGGCCTCGACGACATCCACATCCTTGCGCTGCATGCCAACGAGGGGATCGAGGGAGTGATTACCGGTCGGGCGCTCTACGAGGGGCGGCTCGACCTTGCGGCGGCGATTGCGATGGCGGGGCGGGCATGA
- the hisF gene encoding imidazole glycerol phosphate synthase subunit HisF: protein MTVRIRVIPCLDVADGRVVKGVNFVDLKDAGDPVEQARAYDAAGADELCFLDISASHEGRGTLLDIVRRTAEVCFMPLTVGGGVRTVDDARALLLAGADKVAVNSAAVSRPEVVADIAHRMGSQCVVASVDARWVHDHWEIFTHGGRRETGINAVEHAVKLAELGAGELLVTSMDGDGTQRGYDLKLTRAIADAVSVPVIASGGVGTLDHLVEGVTEGHASAVLAASIFHFGTHTIAEAHDALRAAGLPARV, encoded by the coding sequence ATGACCGTCCGCATCCGCGTCATCCCCTGTCTGGACGTGGCCGATGGCCGCGTGGTCAAGGGCGTCAACTTCGTCGATCTCAAGGACGCCGGCGATCCGGTCGAACAGGCGCGCGCCTATGACGCGGCAGGGGCCGACGAACTGTGCTTTCTCGACATCTCCGCCAGCCACGAAGGGCGCGGTACGCTGCTCGACATCGTCCGGCGGACGGCAGAAGTCTGTTTCATGCCGCTGACCGTCGGCGGCGGGGTGCGCACGGTCGATGATGCCCGCGCGCTGCTGCTCGCCGGTGCCGACAAGGTGGCGGTCAATTCCGCTGCCGTCTCGCGGCCCGAAGTGGTGGCCGATATCGCGCACAGGATGGGCAGCCAGTGCGTGGTCGCCTCGGTCGATGCGCGCTGGGTCCACGATCACTGGGAAATCTTCACCCACGGCGGGCGAAGAGAGACTGGCATCAACGCGGTCGAACACGCTGTAAAACTTGCCGAACTCGGCGCGGGCGAGCTGCTCGTCACCTCGATGGACGGCGACGGTACGCAGCGCGGGTACGACCTCAAATTAACCAGAGCGATTGCCGATGCGGTCTCGGTACCGGTCATCGCCAGCGGCGGAGTGGGGACGCTCGACCACCTCGTCGAAGGCGTGACCGAGGGTCATGCCAGTGCCGTTCTGGCGGCCTCGATCTTCCACTTCGGCACGCACACCATCGCCGAAGCGCACGATGCGCTACGCGCGGCGGGGCTGCCGGCGCGCGTCTGA
- a CDS encoding PEP-CTERM sorting domain-containing protein — translation MGLRWLLCTCLLCASDAAFAGGGAQVPEGSQFTLFALGLAGVLIGRRLSMRGPGED, via the coding sequence ATGGGTCTTCGCTGGCTTCTCTGCACCTGCCTCCTGTGCGCCTCCGACGCGGCCTTCGCCGGCGGCGGCGCGCAAGTGCCCGAGGGTTCGCAATTCACCCTCTTCGCCCTCGGTCTCGCCGGCGTCCTGATTGGCCGCCGGCTTTCGATGCGCGGGCCGGGAGAGGATTGA
- a CDS encoding phosphoribosyl-ATP diphosphatase yields the protein MDTLDRLEATIRQRLSASPESSYVAQLHARGLPVIARKLGEEAVETVIAALAGSNDELTAEAADVLFHLLVLLAEKNIALADVLAELDRREGTSGLDEKAARRS from the coding sequence ATGGACACTCTTGACCGTCTCGAGGCCACGATCCGGCAGCGTCTCTCTGCTTCGCCGGAATCGAGCTACGTCGCACAGCTCCACGCCCGCGGTTTGCCGGTCATCGCCCGCAAGCTCGGCGAGGAAGCCGTCGAGACGGTGATCGCCGCGCTGGCGGGAAGCAACGACGAGCTGACCGCCGAAGCCGCCGATGTCCTCTTCCACCTGCTCGTGCTGCTCGCCGAGAAGAACATCGCGCTCGCCGATGTACTCGCCGAACTCGACCGGCGCGAGGGCACATCCGGCCTGGACGAGAAGGCCGCGCGGAGAAGCTGA
- a CDS encoding histidine triad nucleotide-binding protein, whose product MPIDATQPYDDQNVFAKILRGELPCKKVYEDEWSLAFHDIAPQAPVHILVIPKGAYVSWDDFSARASAEEIAGLTRAVGHVAREAGLVEPGYRLLVNTGTEGGQEIPHLHFHVFGGKPLGRMIAG is encoded by the coding sequence ATGCCCATCGACGCCACCCAACCCTACGACGACCAGAACGTCTTCGCGAAGATCCTGCGCGGCGAATTGCCGTGCAAGAAAGTCTACGAGGACGAATGGTCGCTGGCCTTTCACGACATCGCCCCGCAGGCGCCGGTGCATATCCTGGTCATTCCCAAGGGCGCCTATGTCAGCTGGGACGATTTTTCCGCACGCGCCTCCGCCGAAGAAATCGCCGGCCTGACCCGCGCCGTCGGCCACGTCGCACGCGAGGCCGGACTGGTCGAGCCGGGCTACCGACTGCTGGTCAACACGGGCACCGAGGGCGGACAGGAGATTCCGCACCTGCATTTCCACGTCTTCGGCGGCAAGCCGCTCGGGCGAATGATCGCCGGCTGA
- a CDS encoding YbgC/FadM family acyl-CoA thioesterase, with protein sequence MTRCLLPPSGMLDGTTHRYPLRVYFEDTDLTGVVYHANYLRWFERARTELLRLLGIEQRGTHEGGEGAYAVAELSIRYLSPARLDDEILIESRAVELRAASCRLAQRALRGDSVLAEAQLRVGFVGPDGKPRRQPPQWREAFAQLMDEQGTT encoded by the coding sequence ATGACAAGGTGCCTTCTTCCGCCCTCGGGCATGCTCGACGGCACGACCCACCGCTATCCTCTGCGAGTCTATTTCGAGGACACCGACCTTACCGGTGTGGTTTATCACGCCAATTACCTCAGGTGGTTCGAGCGCGCGCGAACCGAGTTGCTGCGACTGCTCGGAATCGAACAGCGCGGCACGCACGAAGGTGGGGAAGGGGCCTATGCCGTGGCGGAGTTGTCGATCCGCTACCTCAGCCCGGCGCGGCTCGACGACGAGATCCTGATCGAGAGCCGGGCAGTGGAGCTGCGCGCCGCCTCGTGCCGTCTTGCCCAGCGCGCGCTGCGCGGGGATAGCGTGCTGGCCGAGGCACAATTGCGCGTCGGCTTCGTTGGACCGGACGGAAAACCGCGCCGCCAGCCGCCCCAGTGGCGCGAGGCATTCGCACAGTTGATGGACGAGCAAGGGACCACATGA
- the tolQ gene encoding protein TolQ translates to MNLTQILASGAISAPTRLNPLQLFLDADIVVQAVILGLVLASIWVWAIIVSFQLKMGSVGRRSREFERQFLSAREPERLLDGDRRSNPSVRVAKAGLDELARSTGSSGRVADRAGTAGRVALAMEGQVAAEADRLAERLNFLATTGAVAPFVGLFGTVWGIMNSFFQIGQQQNSSLAVVAPGISEALFATAIGLFAAIPAVIAYNRFSQRVNTFEARLQRFADRVHAQVGRELEEH, encoded by the coding sequence ATGAACCTCACGCAAATTCTCGCTTCGGGCGCAATCTCCGCGCCGACGCGACTTAACCCGCTGCAGCTGTTCCTCGATGCGGACATTGTCGTGCAGGCGGTGATACTGGGCCTCGTGCTGGCCAGCATCTGGGTCTGGGCCATCATCGTCAGCTTCCAGCTGAAGATGGGCAGCGTGGGCCGGCGATCGCGCGAATTCGAACGGCAGTTCCTCAGCGCACGCGAGCCGGAGCGTCTTCTGGATGGAGACCGCCGGTCCAACCCCTCGGTGCGCGTGGCCAAGGCGGGCCTCGATGAACTGGCTCGCTCGACCGGCAGCAGTGGACGCGTCGCCGATCGAGCCGGCACCGCCGGGCGCGTGGCATTGGCGATGGAAGGCCAGGTCGCCGCCGAGGCTGACCGTCTCGCCGAGCGCCTCAACTTTCTCGCCACGACGGGTGCGGTTGCTCCCTTCGTCGGGCTGTTCGGCACCGTCTGGGGGATCATGAACAGCTTCTTCCAGATCGGCCAGCAGCAGAATTCCTCGCTCGCAGTCGTCGCCCCCGGTATTTCCGAGGCACTGTTTGCCACCGCTATCGGACTGTTCGCGGCGATCCCGGCAGTCATTGCCTACAACCGCTTCAGCCAGCGGGTGAACACGTTCGAAGCGCGCCTTCAGCGCTTTGCCGACCGCGTCCACGCTCAGGTCGGGCGGGAGCTGGAGGAGCACTGA
- a CDS encoding ExbD/TolR family protein: MAMGLASASPRRRGRSRRRAAMAEINVTPLVDVMLVLLIIFMVTAPLLTSGVPIDLPDSRANPLDQKPDQVTLSIDRNGFVFVDDSRVAAGQLPAVVGRFGCETASAPLITVRADRAIDYGRVMAVMGELNRAGCRSISLVTNGSAEAP, encoded by the coding sequence ATGGCGATGGGACTTGCTTCCGCGTCTCCGCGCCGCCGCGGCCGTTCCCGCCGCCGGGCAGCGATGGCCGAGATCAACGTCACCCCGCTGGTCGACGTGATGCTGGTGCTGCTGATCATCTTCATGGTCACCGCGCCGCTGCTGACCAGCGGCGTGCCGATCGACCTGCCTGACAGCCGCGCCAATCCGCTCGACCAGAAGCCCGACCAGGTGACCCTGTCGATTGATCGCAACGGCTTCGTTTTCGTCGACGATTCGCGGGTTGCTGCGGGTCAGCTGCCTGCCGTGGTCGGCCGTTTCGGTTGCGAGACCGCAAGCGCGCCGCTGATTACGGTACGCGCCGACCGTGCGATCGACTACGGGCGAGTGATGGCGGTGATGGGCGAACTCAACCGTGCCGGGTGCCGGAGCATTTCGCTGGTCACCAACGGTTCAGCCGAAGCGCCATAG
- the tolB gene encoding Tol-Pal system beta propeller repeat protein TolB has protein sequence MTFKTIIALTLLTASVPSVAQVAPADSTPLPSSAAGQVEDGGLTGSVTDENAWEDLALAIPSFATDREQPTPANSAGTGALALELSRVVYNDLKNNGLFRPTGPDALPKPSYGDITNPQFGTWRGRGAEMLVQGFVRAGADGKLTVGCYLYDVQLGDELTRAGWVVQPADWRRAAHKCSDLVYSRLSGESPFFDSKIAYIAETGPKDHRVKRLAIMDSDGANHRFITNGQSTALTPRYSPDYSQIVYLSYLNDRMRIYVYDIGSGQQRLVTESGNPTFAPRWSPDGRTILYSMAVNGNTDIYSVPVGGGTPRRLTDAPGIDVGGSYSPDGSRIVFESDRSGTQQCYVMDANGANQRRISFFGGRCATPEWSPRGDLIAFTHIVGNFRIAVMTPSGGGLRHLTNSWQDEAPTWSPNGRIVQFFRTAQGTSGDSSIWQVDLTGRNERRLKTPVGASDPAWGPVLP, from the coding sequence ATGACCTTCAAGACGATCATAGCTCTGACCCTGCTCACGGCCTCCGTGCCAAGCGTCGCACAAGTTGCGCCGGCGGATTCGACTCCGTTGCCGTCATCCGCTGCGGGGCAAGTCGAAGACGGCGGCCTGACCGGTTCGGTGACCGACGAGAACGCGTGGGAAGACCTCGCGCTCGCCATCCCGAGCTTCGCGACCGACCGGGAACAGCCGACGCCTGCCAACAGCGCCGGAACCGGCGCTCTGGCGCTCGAGCTCTCACGCGTGGTCTACAACGATCTCAAGAACAACGGCCTGTTCAGGCCGACCGGGCCCGATGCGCTGCCCAAGCCGAGCTATGGCGACATCACCAATCCGCAGTTCGGCACCTGGCGGGGGCGCGGGGCGGAAATGCTCGTGCAGGGGTTCGTGCGCGCCGGTGCAGATGGGAAGCTGACCGTCGGCTGCTATCTCTACGACGTACAACTTGGCGACGAGCTGACGCGGGCAGGCTGGGTTGTGCAACCTGCCGACTGGCGGCGTGCGGCGCACAAGTGTTCCGATCTCGTCTATTCGCGGCTTTCGGGCGAGAGCCCGTTCTTCGATTCCAAGATCGCCTATATTGCCGAGACCGGTCCCAAGGATCACCGCGTCAAGCGCCTGGCGATCATGGATTCCGACGGCGCCAACCATCGTTTCATCACCAACGGCCAGTCTACCGCGCTGACCCCGCGCTATTCGCCGGACTATTCGCAGATCGTCTATCTCAGCTACCTGAACGATCGGATGCGGATTTACGTTTACGACATTGGCAGCGGGCAGCAGCGGCTGGTCACCGAAAGCGGCAACCCGACCTTCGCCCCGCGCTGGAGCCCTGACGGGCGCACAATCCTCTATTCGATGGCGGTCAACGGCAACACCGACATCTACTCCGTCCCCGTCGGCGGAGGAACGCCGCGGCGGCTAACCGACGCCCCGGGAATCGACGTCGGCGGATCGTACTCGCCCGACGGCAGCCGGATCGTGTTCGAGAGCGACCGCTCGGGCACCCAGCAGTGCTATGTTATGGACGCCAATGGCGCCAACCAGCGCCGGATCAGCTTCTTCGGCGGGCGCTGCGCAACACCGGAATGGAGCCCGCGCGGCGATCTCATCGCCTTCACGCACATCGTCGGCAACTTCCGCATCGCCGTTATGACGCCCTCGGGCGGAGGGCTGCGCCACCTGACGAATTCGTGGCAGGACGAGGCACCGACCTGGAGCCCGAACGGCCGCATCGTCCAGTTCTTTCGCACCGCGCAGGGAACCTCGGGCGACAGCTCGATCTGGCAGGTGGACCTGACCGGCCGCAACGAGCGGCGCCTCAAGACGCCCGTCGGCGCCTCGGATCCGGCGTGGGGACCGGTTCTGCCTTGA